CTCAGCGACCTGGTCGAGGCCGGCAAGCTGGGCACCAAGACGGGCTCCGGCTTCCTAAACGTCCCGGCCGAGCGGACAGCCGAGCTCATCGCCTACCGCAACAAGGCCTACGTCGCCATGTCGGCGTTGCTCGAAGACCTCGGTCCGGCACCCATTCATTAAACACCGTCGATCATCACACATTCCTAGGAGAAACCATGTCTGAAACAGCTGGAAAATTCCCAACAGAACGCACCGCCATCATCACCGGCGCCGTCTCTGAACGCGGCATCGGCCGGGCAACCGTTAACTATCTGGCCGAAAACGGCTGGAACATTGGCATCATCGATCTTGACGATGCAGCCTGCAAATCAGTGGCCGCATCCGTCGCCGCAGAGTTCGGGGTCAAGGCCCACGGTGTAGGCGCCAACGTCGGCGACGAAACATCCGTTCGCAAGGCCATTGACGAGCTGGAAGCAGAGTTGCCGCAGATCGTTGCGCTGGCCAATGTTGCCGGTGTCAGCTCGCCTGTCGGATATTTGGAAGTAACCCCTGATGAGTGGAACCGGGTGCTGAACATCAACCTCAACGGCGTCCACTACGCAACCCGCCGGGTGGCCGAGTCCATGGTGAAGAACCGTATTGGCCGCATCGTCAACATCTCCTCCGTGTCGGCGCAGCGGGGTGGCGGAACTTTCTCCAAGACGGCCTACTCCGTGGCGAAGGCTGGCGTTATTGGCTTGACCCGATCCACGGCCCGCGAACTTGGCCCCTTCGATATCACCGTCAACGCCATCTCTCCCGGCCCCATTGACACCGACATCATGGGCGGCACGCTTTCGGACGATCGCAAGGACGAGCTCGTCAAGGACCTCGTCGTCAACCGGGTGGGAAGCACCCGGGACATCGCAGCAGCCATCCACTTCCTGATCAGCGAGGACACCGGATACATCTCCGGCCAGACGCTGAACGTGGATGGCGGACTGTACATGCACTAGGAGCCTTGATGAACAACGAGAATTCCGCCAAATGGACTTTGGCGCGCAAGTTGTACCTGCTGGTAGGGATCGTCATCTGTGGCGTCGCCATTGCCCTGATGACCTACCCGCGCTAACCCAAACCATCGGCGTTCATTGCGAACGCGCCCGAAAGCTTTTTCTAAAGTTTGACTCAATGAGGAGTTTCGTATGGCAGCTTTAACTCAGCACGATACGACAGCGCTGGAGTCC
This genomic interval from Arthrobacter sp. PAMC 25486 contains the following:
- a CDS encoding SDR family NAD(P)-dependent oxidoreductase; amino-acid sequence: MSETAGKFPTERTAIITGAVSERGIGRATVNYLAENGWNIGIIDLDDAACKSVAASVAAEFGVKAHGVGANVGDETSVRKAIDELEAELPQIVALANVAGVSSPVGYLEVTPDEWNRVLNINLNGVHYATRRVAESMVKNRIGRIVNISSVSAQRGGGTFSKTAYSVAKAGVIGLTRSTARELGPFDITVNAISPGPIDTDIMGGTLSDDRKDELVKDLVVNRVGSTRDIAAAIHFLISEDTGYISGQTLNVDGGLYMH